Proteins encoded by one window of Kribbella italica:
- a CDS encoding tetratricopeptide repeat protein, whose product MPSDGSRRGSDDVRTTGFGDLLRRHRREAGLSQEGLAELAGVSVDAIAALERGRRRAPRPHTLRLLGDALQLGAPDRAQLAAAARRDGDSPRSTLRPPPVPANQLIGRSTELTETGRLVGERVTRLLTLSGPGGVGKTQLALALAGGIGHKFEDGVCWVPLAPIADPAAVAPTVATATGLHPLDGARLVDEIAELVGRRKILLVLDNCEHVVADAAQVCGVLLESCPNLSILATSRELLRVPGESVYVVPPLALPELEQQPDASPAVRLFVDRATARGNAPREQIEQVARVVRRLEGMPLAIELAAARTNVLTVEELATELETSFGILAGGASTAGPRQQSLEGAIGWSYELLTAPERELFAELSVFVGGWTLNAAAAVLTGTTTPGPRERAETLDLISRLVDKSLIRVSRDGGIGRYDMLAVIREYAADRLAASGRAEEVARNHATFYLSLAEEAETNLRGANQGAWLDRLEGELDNLRAAMSWSLRTESSAEAIRLAGGLWLFCYLRGHYAEGGGWLERALALVDGEPELQAAKAKAELGAGMLAFLQCEYDVATARLESSLAQYKKLDDTAGTALVMQRLGGVARERGDYLTAENLHCQSYDLFESLGDRAGMAWAHNQLGFVAWLRGDLEIAARRCKRARDSFRTVGDGEGLAWSLISLGTIAQYGGKLVEAEELLQESLALSQRLGYREGVAWSLNQLGIVERRRGLTERAVHLLDESLAEHRDLGDRWRSASVLEELATVAQERKRTEYAAFLLGAADGIREVIGAPIPEIEKADRAATRRAIEETLDRRAFRAAWAAGRATPLSAVADGYPGPSAAPDRSTRL is encoded by the coding sequence GTGCCGTCTGACGGGTCTCGCCGCGGCTCGGACGACGTTCGCACCACGGGTTTCGGTGATCTGTTGCGCCGGCACCGGCGAGAGGCCGGGCTGTCGCAGGAGGGGCTGGCGGAGCTCGCGGGGGTGAGTGTCGACGCGATCGCGGCCCTCGAAAGAGGTCGTCGCCGGGCGCCCAGGCCGCACACGCTGAGGTTGCTCGGGGACGCTCTCCAGCTCGGCGCGCCCGATCGGGCCCAGCTCGCAGCGGCGGCCCGACGCGACGGCGACAGCCCGCGCTCGACGCTGCGGCCCCCGCCGGTCCCGGCGAACCAGCTGATCGGCCGTTCCACCGAGCTGACCGAGACCGGCCGTCTGGTAGGCGAGCGGGTGACCCGGCTGCTCACGCTGAGTGGGCCGGGCGGTGTCGGCAAGACCCAGCTCGCGCTCGCGCTGGCCGGTGGGATCGGGCACAAGTTCGAGGACGGCGTGTGCTGGGTGCCGCTGGCGCCGATCGCCGATCCGGCCGCGGTCGCCCCGACCGTCGCGACCGCGACCGGGCTGCACCCGCTCGACGGCGCGCGCCTGGTCGACGAGATCGCCGAGCTGGTCGGGCGGCGCAAGATCCTGCTCGTCCTGGACAACTGCGAGCACGTCGTCGCCGACGCGGCGCAGGTCTGCGGCGTCCTGCTGGAGTCCTGCCCGAACCTGTCGATCCTCGCGACCAGTCGCGAGCTGCTCCGGGTTCCCGGCGAGAGCGTGTACGTCGTACCGCCGCTGGCCCTGCCGGAGCTGGAGCAGCAGCCCGACGCGTCGCCGGCCGTCCGGTTGTTCGTCGACCGGGCCACGGCCCGCGGCAACGCACCGCGGGAGCAGATCGAGCAGGTGGCGAGGGTGGTCCGCCGGCTGGAGGGCATGCCGCTCGCGATCGAGCTGGCCGCGGCCCGGACCAACGTGCTGACCGTCGAGGAGCTGGCGACCGAGCTGGAGACGTCGTTCGGCATCCTGGCCGGCGGTGCCAGTACGGCGGGACCGCGGCAGCAGTCGCTGGAGGGTGCGATCGGCTGGAGCTACGAGCTGCTGACCGCGCCGGAGCGCGAACTGTTCGCCGAGCTGTCGGTCTTCGTCGGCGGCTGGACGCTCAACGCGGCCGCCGCCGTTCTGACCGGTACGACGACGCCCGGTCCGCGGGAGCGCGCCGAGACGCTCGACCTGATCAGTCGCCTGGTCGACAAGTCGCTGATCCGGGTCAGCCGCGACGGCGGGATCGGGCGGTACGACATGCTCGCGGTGATCCGCGAGTACGCCGCCGACCGGCTCGCGGCGAGCGGGCGGGCCGAGGAGGTCGCGCGCAACCACGCGACGTTCTACCTCAGCCTGGCCGAGGAGGCCGAGACCAACCTGCGCGGCGCGAACCAGGGCGCCTGGCTCGACCGTCTCGAAGGCGAGCTGGACAACCTGCGCGCCGCGATGAGCTGGTCGCTGCGGACGGAGTCGAGCGCCGAGGCGATCCGGCTGGCCGGCGGGCTCTGGCTGTTCTGCTACCTGCGCGGTCACTACGCCGAAGGCGGCGGCTGGCTGGAACGCGCGCTCGCCCTGGTCGACGGCGAGCCCGAGCTGCAGGCCGCGAAGGCGAAAGCAGAGCTCGGCGCGGGCATGCTGGCCTTCCTCCAGTGCGAGTACGACGTCGCGACCGCGCGCCTGGAGTCGTCGCTCGCGCAGTACAAGAAGCTCGACGACACCGCCGGTACGGCGCTGGTGATGCAGCGGCTCGGCGGGGTCGCGCGCGAGCGGGGCGACTACCTGACCGCCGAGAACCTGCACTGCCAGAGCTACGACCTGTTCGAGAGTCTCGGCGATCGTGCCGGGATGGCGTGGGCGCACAACCAGCTCGGCTTCGTCGCCTGGCTGCGCGGCGACCTCGAGATCGCGGCCCGGCGCTGCAAGCGGGCGCGGGACAGCTTCCGGACGGTCGGCGACGGCGAAGGGCTGGCCTGGTCGCTGATCAGCCTCGGCACGATCGCGCAGTACGGCGGCAAGCTGGTCGAGGCCGAGGAACTGCTGCAGGAGAGCCTGGCGCTGTCGCAACGACTCGGCTATCGCGAGGGCGTCGCCTGGTCGCTCAACCAGCTCGGCATCGTGGAACGGCGGCGCGGCCTGACCGAGCGGGCGGTTCATCTGCTCGACGAGAGCCTGGCCGAGCATCGCGACCTGGGGGACCGCTGGCGGTCGGCGAGTGTGCTGGAGGAGCTGGCAACAGTCGCGCAGGAGCGGAAGCGCACGGAGTACGCCGCGTTCCTGCTCGGCGCGGCCGACGGGATCCGTGAGGTGATCGGAGCGCCGATCCCGGAGATCGAGAAGGCCGACCGCGCGGCCACCCGGCGCGCGATCGAGGAGACGCTCGACCGGCGAGCGTTCCGCGCGGCCTGGGCCGCGGGCCGGGCGACCCCGCTGTCGGCGGTCGCCGACGGCTACCCAGGCCCATCAGCAGCCCCGGACCGCTCGACCCGGCTCTAG
- a CDS encoding peptidoglycan-binding protein, whose translation MTRQFSRRSVLGAGGAIVGGVALGTRSAEATGLWQSDLVRYDARYRLVYREDGEGNRIPDFSHAGYHHGDRPIPHVRTVKTVRPVEGDNTAHLQAALDEVGALPLARRGAVLLAPGNYPVAGTLRVNRSGVVLRGSGDGADPRRDTIIQATGNTPVARDVVVLGGGGPAGGWRGEVPGTRTDITSDWVKVGARSFEVADASGLRRGDNIVMIHPCTEAWLAAVDHGGTATDAGWTVDSQPITYNRRITGIRGTTVTVDVPVFEHLRRDRAQSYLYVWDRAGLVTEVGVEKLRIDIQFAGDPDVDEAHAWVAVKVRQVEDAWVRDSTFLHFAKAGVETTEATRVTVRDCSALDPASVVTGGLRYNFNCEAFSQQVLFVDCHATKARHAFISNGASSASGIVFLRGTSVGALASSEGHRRWSQGLLWDNFVDREPKVDLVLGIYNRGDYGTGHGWATSHSVGWNCDTGAAQLVVQKPPTAQNYAIGCRGVITGDGPFEQPAGYIEGANRPGLFPRSLYQAQYLDRQR comes from the coding sequence ATGACGAGACAGTTCAGCCGGCGCAGCGTGCTCGGCGCCGGAGGCGCCATCGTCGGGGGAGTGGCGCTGGGAACCCGCAGCGCCGAGGCGACCGGCCTCTGGCAGTCCGACCTGGTCCGGTACGACGCGCGCTACCGCCTGGTCTACCGCGAGGACGGCGAAGGCAACCGCATCCCCGACTTCAGCCATGCCGGCTACCACCACGGCGACCGCCCGATCCCGCACGTCCGGACCGTCAAGACCGTGCGACCGGTCGAGGGTGACAACACCGCCCACCTCCAGGCTGCCCTGGACGAGGTCGGCGCCCTGCCGCTCGCGCGCCGCGGCGCCGTACTGCTTGCTCCAGGCAATTATCCGGTGGCCGGCACGCTCCGGGTGAACCGGTCCGGGGTGGTGCTGCGCGGTTCTGGTGACGGCGCCGACCCGCGCCGGGACACGATCATCCAGGCGACCGGCAACACGCCGGTGGCGCGCGACGTCGTCGTACTGGGTGGTGGAGGACCGGCGGGTGGTTGGCGCGGTGAGGTGCCCGGGACGCGGACCGACATCACCTCGGACTGGGTGAAGGTCGGGGCGCGCTCGTTCGAGGTCGCCGACGCGAGCGGGCTGCGGCGCGGCGACAACATCGTCATGATCCATCCGTGCACCGAGGCCTGGCTGGCCGCGGTCGACCACGGCGGGACGGCGACCGACGCGGGCTGGACCGTCGACAGCCAGCCGATCACCTACAACCGCCGGATCACCGGGATCCGCGGGACCACGGTCACTGTCGACGTGCCGGTGTTCGAGCACCTGCGGCGCGATCGCGCGCAGTCGTACCTGTACGTCTGGGACCGGGCCGGGCTGGTGACCGAGGTCGGCGTGGAGAAGCTGCGGATCGACATCCAGTTCGCGGGTGATCCGGATGTCGACGAGGCGCACGCGTGGGTCGCGGTCAAGGTCCGGCAGGTCGAGGACGCCTGGGTGCGGGACAGCACGTTCCTGCACTTCGCGAAGGCCGGCGTCGAGACCACCGAGGCGACGCGGGTGACCGTGCGGGACTGCAGCGCGCTCGATCCGGCGTCGGTCGTGACCGGCGGGCTGCGCTACAACTTCAACTGCGAGGCGTTCTCGCAGCAGGTGCTGTTCGTGGACTGTCACGCGACGAAGGCGCGGCACGCGTTCATCTCGAACGGCGCGAGCAGCGCGTCGGGGATCGTGTTCCTGCGCGGTACGTCGGTCGGTGCGCTCGCGTCGAGCGAGGGGCACCGGCGGTGGAGCCAGGGGCTGCTGTGGGACAACTTCGTCGACCGCGAGCCGAAGGTCGACCTGGTGCTCGGGATCTACAACCGCGGCGACTACGGGACCGGTCACGGATGGGCGACGTCGCACTCGGTGGGCTGGAACTGCGATACCGGGGCCGCGCAACTCGTCGTACAGAAACCGCCGACGGCGCAGAACTACGCGATCGGGTGCCGGGGTGTGATCACCGGGGACGGGCCGTTCGAGCAGCCCGCCGGATACATCGAGGGAGCGAACCGGCCGGGGTTGTTCCCGCGGTCGCTCTACCAGGCGCAGTACCTGGACCGGCAGCGCTGA
- a CDS encoding alpha/beta hydrolase → MKFRTLATLGLGISVPALLVVPGSGATAAIEPAPVVKRPGYVANRYLDQKPVWKTCGDPALRVSCAKITAPRDWWHQGNKADDIQIAVSKVAPVKGKPSRVVFGNPGGPGGAGLGMAPFLAGRAALAKDHLAVGFDPRGTGDSSNVSCQGAPGYTMDARDRDPANLDLIAEATELTRPYCDQQSRGLLPYVDTAQTVQDMDLIRHLLGYATIDYVGYSAGTWLGAYYQTFFPEHVGRFVLDSNTDFTRPWINTFEAQPQAFERRFREDFAPWAARYDRELKLGNTPRLVIRTYDKLRAELKKQPAVEEYLDGSVKITYDQNTLDNLVVGDMYTKADFFSLATDLAFLRDLSKAQTAGGPRAAQRKVDALSVERQRQLVRRATKPAIGLSPFGRPFADDAQQATFTAVTCNDSEWPQGREYGDILSARLGPHYPLLGWGMNENPCLSWDRPRRTLPTPTGAGLPTTLMVQSVHDPATNLSLAQSAHRRYAGSRLITIAREGDHGIYGGVNKCADQLVDAFLSSGRAPAKDTTCQGEGLPGPTMTPPEGAEGTPLHRIAGMTRDLSGYLHE, encoded by the coding sequence ATGAAGTTCCGTACCCTGGCCACGCTCGGCCTCGGTATCAGTGTTCCCGCCCTGCTCGTCGTCCCTGGCTCCGGCGCGACCGCCGCCATCGAGCCGGCGCCGGTGGTGAAGAGACCCGGCTACGTCGCCAACCGCTACCTTGACCAGAAGCCTGTCTGGAAGACCTGCGGCGATCCCGCGCTCCGCGTCAGCTGCGCGAAGATCACCGCGCCCCGCGACTGGTGGCACCAGGGCAACAAGGCGGATGACATCCAGATCGCGGTCAGCAAGGTCGCACCGGTCAAGGGCAAGCCCAGCCGCGTCGTCTTCGGCAACCCGGGCGGACCGGGCGGCGCCGGCCTCGGCATGGCGCCGTTCCTGGCCGGCCGGGCCGCGCTCGCGAAGGACCACCTGGCCGTCGGCTTCGACCCGCGTGGCACCGGCGACAGCTCCAACGTCAGCTGCCAGGGCGCGCCCGGCTACACGATGGACGCCCGCGACCGCGACCCCGCGAACCTGGACCTGATCGCCGAGGCCACCGAGCTCACCCGCCCGTACTGCGACCAGCAGTCCCGCGGCCTGCTCCCGTACGTCGACACCGCGCAGACCGTGCAGGACATGGACCTGATCCGGCACCTGCTCGGCTACGCCACGATCGACTACGTCGGCTACTCGGCCGGCACCTGGCTCGGCGCGTACTACCAGACCTTCTTCCCCGAGCACGTCGGCCGCTTCGTGCTCGACTCGAACACCGACTTCACCCGCCCGTGGATCAACACCTTCGAGGCCCAGCCGCAGGCCTTCGAGCGCCGCTTCCGCGAGGACTTCGCGCCCTGGGCGGCCAGGTACGACCGCGAGCTGAAACTCGGTAACACTCCGCGACTGGTGATCCGTACCTACGACAAGCTGCGCGCGGAGCTGAAGAAACAACCGGCGGTCGAGGAATACCTCGACGGTTCGGTCAAGATCACCTACGACCAGAACACCCTCGACAACCTCGTCGTCGGCGATATGTATACAAAAGCGGACTTCTTCAGCCTCGCCACCGATCTCGCCTTTCTCCGCGACCTGTCCAAGGCCCAGACCGCCGGCGGTCCACGGGCCGCGCAACGCAAGGTCGACGCCCTGTCGGTCGAGCGCCAGCGCCAGCTCGTCCGGCGCGCGACGAAGCCGGCCATCGGCCTCAGCCCGTTCGGCCGGCCGTTCGCGGACGACGCCCAGCAGGCGACCTTCACCGCCGTCACCTGCAACGACAGCGAGTGGCCACAGGGCCGCGAGTACGGCGACATCCTGTCCGCCCGGCTCGGCCCGCACTACCCGCTGCTCGGCTGGGGCATGAACGAGAACCCCTGTCTGTCCTGGGATCGCCCGCGGCGCACGCTGCCGACCCCCACCGGCGCCGGGCTGCCGACGACGCTGATGGTCCAGTCGGTGCACGACCCCGCGACCAACCTGTCGCTGGCCCAGTCCGCCCATCGCCGGTACGCCGGTTCGCGGCTGATCACGATCGCCCGCGAAGGCGACCACGGCATCTACGGCGGCGTGAACAAGTGCGCCGACCAGCTGGTCGACGCGTTCCTCAGCTCCGGCCGCGCGCCGGCCAAGGACACCACCTGCCAGGGCGAGGGGTTGCCCGGACCGACGATGACTCCCCCGGAAGGCGCGGAAGGAACACCACTGCACCGGATCGCGGGAATGACCCGCGACCTTTCCGGCTATCTGCACGAATAA
- a CDS encoding TetR/AcrR family transcriptional regulator gives MSQVKKVDGRTEKSRITRAKVLDAAAELFVRDGYGATALQDIAQAAGVAVQTIYYGFGNKQTVLKQVVDRSIAGDDEPVATMDRPWFREAQASTTADQHLRAHVVGTTEVLSRVAPIMKMLEAAAASDAAVADLWPNADPRLIVQNETARSLLTKPGAQKSVTTGHAADILYAVLSTELYLLLVTTRGWTSEQFADWAYDVLRPQLCT, from the coding sequence ATGAGCCAGGTCAAGAAGGTCGACGGCAGAACCGAGAAGTCGCGGATCACCCGCGCCAAGGTGCTGGACGCGGCCGCCGAACTGTTCGTCCGGGACGGGTACGGCGCGACCGCCCTGCAGGACATCGCTCAGGCCGCCGGCGTCGCCGTCCAGACCATCTACTACGGCTTCGGCAACAAGCAGACCGTGCTGAAGCAGGTGGTCGACCGCTCGATCGCCGGCGACGACGAACCGGTCGCGACGATGGACCGGCCGTGGTTCCGAGAGGCGCAAGCGAGCACGACGGCCGACCAGCACCTCCGAGCCCACGTCGTCGGCACCACGGAGGTGCTCAGCAGGGTCGCCCCGATCATGAAGATGCTCGAAGCGGCAGCCGCTTCGGACGCCGCCGTCGCCGATCTCTGGCCGAACGCAGACCCCCGCCTCATCGTCCAGAACGAGACAGCGCGAAGCCTGCTCACCAAGCCCGGCGCCCAGAAGAGCGTCACCACCGGGCACGCCGCCGACATCCTGTACGCCGTACTCAGCACCGAGCTCTACCTCCTCCTCGTCACCACCCGCGGCTGGACGAGCGAGCAGTTCGCCGACTGGGCCTACGACGTCCTCAGGCCGCAGCTCTGCACGTAG